The genomic interval CAGTAACTGTTCCGACCGTAGAACGCGGATTGCGGCTTGTTGTCTTCTGATCAATAGATATAGCTGGTGATAGCCCATCAATAGAATCAACATCCGGCTTTTCCATTTGCCCAAGAAATTGGCGTGCATAAGCGGATAATGATTCAACGTAACGACGCTGTCCCTCTGCATAGATGGTATCGAATGCAAGGGAAGATTTACCGGAGCCACTTAACCCCGTCAGTACCACAAATTTGTCGCGCGGTATCGTGACGTCAATGTTTTTTAGATTATGGGCGCGAGCGCCCTTCACAACTATTTTATCGCTAGCCAATCGTTTCTCCTCCTACTTCTTAGCCCATCTCGGCACGCAGTTCAAGCAGTGCATCCCGCAGCTCTGCTGCACGTTCGAACTGCAAGTTTTTTGCTGCGTCTTTCATTTCCGCTTCCAGCCTTTGAACAAGCGCCAGACGGTCTTTCTTCGTCATTTTGTCCACGCCGGCACCGGTTAAGTAGTCGGCTTTCTGCTCAGCTACCTTCGTCGCTTCAATTACATCGTGAACCTTTTTCTTTATCGTTTGCGGCGTAACACCGTGTTTCTCGTTGTATGCAAGCTGAATTGTACGGCGGCGCTCTGTTTCTTTGATCGCGCGATCCATAGAATCGGTAATATTATCACCGTACATGATGACGCGCCCCTCACTGTTTCTCGCCGCACGTCCAATCGTTTGAATAAGCGCGCGATCCGAGCGAAGGAAACCTTCTTTGTCCGCATCGAGAATCGTAACGAGCGATACCTCAGGCAAATCGAGGCCCTCTCGAAGCAGGTTGATTCCAATGAGCACGTGGAAAACGCCGAGCCTAAGGTCACGCAATATGGCCAATCGCTCCAACGTCTTAATATCGGAATGGAGATATCTTACCTTAATGCCTATCTCCTTCATATAATCAGTTAAATCCTCTGACATCTTCTTCGTCAGCGTTGTAACAAGAACCCGTTCATCCTTCGCAATGCGATCCCGAATCTCGTTCAGCAAGTCATCGATTTGTCCCTTCGTTGGGCGGACATCAATAATCGGATCAATCAGCCCAGTAGGACGAATAATTTGTTCGATCATTTTGTCGGTGTGCTCTATCTCGTATGGACCTGGCGTTGCGGATACATAAACGAGCTGCTTGGCCTTCGCCTCGAACTCCTCGAAGCGCAGCGGCCTGTTATCCATCGCTGACGGAAGGCGGAAGCCATGATTAACGAGCATCTCTTTACGCGCCCGGTCACCATTGTACATCGCTCGAATCTGTGGTAGCGACACATGGGACTCATCAATAACAATAACCATATCATCAGGGAAATAATCAAGCAGCGTATAAGGCGTTGCCCCGCGCTCTCTAAAAGTGAGCGGCCCCGAATAGTTCTCAATGCCTGAGCAAAAGCCCATCTCCGCCATCATTTCCAAGTCATAGCGCGTCCGCTGCTCCAGCCGCTGTGCTTCGAGCAGCTTGCCTGCTTCGCGGAGCTCGGCGAGTCGTTCCTCCAGCTCCCTCTCAATATTGACGAGTGCTACCTTCATCGTCTCTTCTTGTGTAACGAAGTGAGAAGCAGGAAAAATGGCAATATGATCGCGTTCGCCAATGATTTCGCCGGTGAGCACATCAATCTCTGAAATGCGCTCAATCTCATCACCAAAGAGCTCTACACGAATAGCCCGCTCATTATTGGCGACTGGGAAGATCTCAACAATGTCGCCGCGAACACGGAACGTTCCGCGCGTAAAGCTGATATCGTTGCGCTGATATTGAATATCGACCAGCTTATGCAGAATCGCATCCCGCGACTTCTCCATCCCTACACGGAGCGAAAGCACGAGGCCGCCGTATTCCGTCGGAGATCCGAGACCGTAAATACAGGAAACGCTCGCTACGATGATCACATCACGGCGTTCAAACAAAGAGCTCGTCGCTGAATGTCGAAGCTTATCGATCTCATCGTTTATGCTGGAGTCCTTCTCTATAAAGGTATCGGTTGAAGGGATGTATGCTTCAGGCTGATAATAATCATAGTAGCTCACAAAATACTCTACTGCATTGTCAGGGAAAAAAGTTTTGAACTCACTGCACAGCTGTGCTGCCAGCGTCTTATTATGGGCAATTACAAGCGTTGGTCGGTTTAGCTCCTCGATCATGTTCGCGATTGTGTACGTCTTGCCTGTACCCGTTGCTCCCAGAAGCGTCTGATGTCTCTTTCCTGCATGAATACCTTCTATAAGCTGTTCGATTGCCTTTGGTTGATCGCCTTGCGGCGTATAATCCGATTTTAACTCAAACAGCCTTGTTTCTTTTGCGAGCTCACTCACGCCTATCATCCACCCCCATCATTCCGAAATATATGCTCTTATCATTATAGTCAAATATAGTCAATTCATTTCATCTGATATTTCAAAATAAGAATGTTTGTTCCCATCTATTATAACGTTATCCTTAAAGTCGCGCAACGTCGGAAAACAAAAAAAGAATACGTACAGCATAGTCAGTTATTCACCTGCGC from Paenibacillus sp. FSL K6-3182 carries:
- the uvrB gene encoding excinuclease ABC subunit UvrB, with protein sequence MSELAKETRLFELKSDYTPQGDQPKAIEQLIEGIHAGKRHQTLLGATGTGKTYTIANMIEELNRPTLVIAHNKTLAAQLCSEFKTFFPDNAVEYFVSYYDYYQPEAYIPSTDTFIEKDSSINDEIDKLRHSATSSLFERRDVIIVASVSCIYGLGSPTEYGGLVLSLRVGMEKSRDAILHKLVDIQYQRNDISFTRGTFRVRGDIVEIFPVANNERAIRVELFGDEIERISEIDVLTGEIIGERDHIAIFPASHFVTQEETMKVALVNIERELEERLAELREAGKLLEAQRLEQRTRYDLEMMAEMGFCSGIENYSGPLTFRERGATPYTLLDYFPDDMVIVIDESHVSLPQIRAMYNGDRARKEMLVNHGFRLPSAMDNRPLRFEEFEAKAKQLVYVSATPGPYEIEHTDKMIEQIIRPTGLIDPIIDVRPTKGQIDDLLNEIRDRIAKDERVLVTTLTKKMSEDLTDYMKEIGIKVRYLHSDIKTLERLAILRDLRLGVFHVLIGINLLREGLDLPEVSLVTILDADKEGFLRSDRALIQTIGRAARNSEGRVIMYGDNITDSMDRAIKETERRRTIQLAYNEKHGVTPQTIKKKVHDVIEATKVAEQKADYLTGAGVDKMTKKDRLALVQRLEAEMKDAAKNLQFERAAELRDALLELRAEMG